A DNA window from Trichomycterus rosablanca isolate fTriRos1 chromosome 11, fTriRos1.hap1, whole genome shotgun sequence contains the following coding sequences:
- the fam118b gene encoding protein FAM118B yields MASIAMVKTEKRSAPNSMDGDMVTKKARKLLPSLKTKRAPELVLVIGTGVSSAVAPQVPALRSWKGLIQALLDAANDFDLLEEEESRPFQKSLQEDKNLVHVAHDLIQKLSPRTGNVRSTFFKDCLYEVFDDLECKMEHSGKHLLGSVLQLMESGALVLTTNFDNLLEIYAAHQSTRLESLDLTDEKKVLEWAQEKRKLSVLHIHGVYTNPSGIVLHPAGYQNVLRNTEVMREIQKLYETKSFVFLGCGRTVDDTTFQALFLEAVKHKSDLEHFMLVRREDVGEFKKLRDNMLDKGIKVISYGNEYADLPEYFERLANEICNRGVITNGWGAPVSSHREN; encoded by the exons ATGGCCTCTATTGCGATGGTGAAGACAGAGAAACGATCTGCCCCTAATTCTATGGATGGTGACATGGTGACTAAAAAAGCCAG AAAGTTACTTCCTAGTCTGAAGACTAAGCGAGCTCCTGAGCTGGTGCTGGTTATTGGCACAGGAGTGAGCTCAGCAGTGGCTCCTCAGGTCCCAGCACTGCGTTCATGGAAAGGACTGATTCAGGCACTACTAGATGCTGCCAATGATTTTGACTTGTTGGAGGAAGAGGAGAGCCGGCCCTTTCAAAAGAGTTTACAGGAGGATAAGAACCTAGTGCATGTTGCCCATGACCTTATTCAGAAACTTTCTCCG CGGACAGGTAATGTGCGCTCCACCTTCTTCAAGGACTGCCTATATGAAGTGTTTGATGATTTGGAGTGCAAGATGGAGCATTCTGGGAAACACCTACTGGGATCAGTGCTCCAGCTGATGGAGAGTGGTGCACTTGTCCTCACCACTAATTTTGACAATCTTCTTGAGATCTATGCAGCTCATCAAAGCACAAGGTTGGAATCTCTGGACCTCACTGATGAGAAAAAG GTCCTGGAATGGGCTCAGGAGAAAAGAAAGCTGAGTGTGCTTCATATCCATGGTGTTTACACAAACCCTAGTGGCATTGTTCTACATCCTGCTGGTTACCAGAATGTTCTAAGAAACACTGAAGTCATG AGGGAGATCCAGAAGCTGTATGAGACCAAATCATTCGTGTTCTTGGGGTGTGGCCGGACTGTGGATGACACAACCTTCCAGGCTCTGTTTTTAGAAGCAGTTAAGCACAAATCTGATCTGGAGCACTTTATGCTGGTGCGCAGAGAGGATGTTGGAGAGTTCAAGAAACTCCGTGACAATATGCTTGACAAGGGCATTAAGGTCATTTCATACGGCAATGAGTACGCCGACTTGCCTGAGTACTTCGAGCGGCTGGCTAATGAGATCTGCAACAGGGGTGTGATAACTAATGGATG gggtgctccggtttcttcccaca GAGAAAACTGA
- the ilvbl gene encoding 2-hydroxyacyl-CoA lyase 2, which translates to MDIGTVVCCLLSVPICALLFVIYKLGLLYQLFHKTDRKSTRHGGESVAEVLDAHGIKFIFTLVGGHISPILVACEKLGIRVVDTRHEATAVFAADAVARLSGTVGVAVVTAGPGLTNTVTAVKNAQMAESPLLLMGGASATLLQGRGALQDIDQMSIFKPLCKFCASIRNVREIVPTVRKALAVAQSGTPGPVFIEFPIDTLYPYHLVEKEFSPKNTPKGIPGTIISWYLRNHLTNLFAGAWEIQDLSPLPVHVPQASDQTVQMCVELVSRAKKPVIVLGSQATLPPTPVNDVRKALESLGFPCFLGGMSRGMLGKDSPLHIRQNRRDALKNADLVLLAGTVCDFRLGYGRVLSRQSKIIAVNRDKTQLLKNSDMFWKPTVAVQGDVGSFLFRLSKGLVGHKCPETWINSLKEADKIKEKNIRGKASEVMKKHLNPLSVLHHVDELLPEESIIVADGGDFVGSAAYIMRPRGPLCWLDPGAFGTLGVGGGFALGAKLCRPDSEVWIIYGDGSLGYSLLEFDTFNRHKIPVIALVGNDACWSQISREQVPILGSNVACGLAFTDYHVAANGLGGKGYLIGNKEESVLEDIVKEAQEECREGTAVLLNVLIGKTNFRDGSISV; encoded by the exons ATGGACATCGGTACggttgtttgttgtttattaagTGTTCCTATATGCGCGCTTTTGTTTGTTATCTACAAACTTGGCTTACTTTACCAGCTGTTTCATAAG ACTGACAGAAAGAGCACTCGACATGGAGGCGAGAGTGTAGCAGAGGTGCTGGACGCTCATGGCATCAAGTTCATTTTCACGTTGGTCGGCGGACACATCTCTCCTATTCTGGTGGCATGTGAGAAACTAGGGATCCGTGTTGTGGACACACGTCATGAGGCCACAGCAGTCTTTGCTGCTGATGCAGTTGCAAGACTCTCTG GTACAGTAGGAGTGGCTGTAGTAACTGCAGGACCAGGTCTTACTAACACAGTTACAGCAGTGAAGAATGCTCAGATGGCTGAGTCACCTCTGCTTTTAATGGGTGGAGCATCTGCCACACTGCTGCag GGTCGAGGTGCTTTGCAGGACATTGACCAGATGTCTATATTTAAGCCTCTCTGCAAGTTCTGTGCATCTATAAGAAATGTAAGGGAAATTGTGCCTACTGTACGTAAAGCGTTGGCTGTCGCTCAGTCTGGAACACCTG GTCCTGTATTTATCGAGTTTCCCATTGACACGCTTTATCCATATCATCTGGTGGAGAAAGAGTTCTCTCCTAAAAACACTCCAAAAGGAATTCCTGGCACAATTATTTCATG GTATCTGCGCAATCATCTAACAAATCTTTTTGCTGGGGCATGGGAGATCCAAGATCTTTCACCTCTTCCTGTGCATGTACCTCAAGCTTCAGACCAGACA GTCCAAATGTGTGTAGAGCTGGTGAGCAGAGCTAAAAAGCCAGTGATTGTTTTAGGCAGCCAGGCGACACTGCCTCCAACACCCGTTAATGATGTCAG AAAAGCTTTGGAGTCTCTGGGCTTTCCCTGCTTTCTGGGTGGAATGTCTCGAGGGATGTTGGGAAAGGACAGTCCTCTTCATATCAGACAAAACAGGAGAGATGCTTTGAAAAACGCAGATTTGGTGCTGCTAGCAG GCACGGTGTGTGACTTCAGACTTGGTTATGGCAGGGTGCTTAGCAGACAAAGTAAAATCATTGCAGTCAACAGGGACAAGACCCAGCTACTGAAGAACTCTGACATGTTCTGGAAGCCCACAGTGGCTGTTCAAG GTGACGTAGGTTCCTTCCTGTTTCGTCTCTCTAAGGGATTGGTTGGACACAAATGTCCTGAAACATGGATTAACTCTCTAAAGGAGGCAGACAAGATCAAAGAAAAGAATATCAG AGGCAAGGCAAGTGAAGTGATGAAAAAACACCTGAACCCTTTAAGTGTTCTCCACCATGTGGATGAGCTCTTGCCAGAGGAAAGTATTATTGTTGCAGATGGAGGAGACTTTGTGGGCAGTGCTGCTTACATAATGAGACCAAGAGGACCACTCTGTTGGCTGGATCCAG GTGCTTTCGGGACCCTGGGTGTTGGAGGCGGCTTTGCGCTGGGAGCAAAGCTCTGCCGTCCTGACTCAGAG GTGTGGATTATTTATGGCGATGGCTCCTTGGGTTACAGTTTGTTAGAATTCGATACTTTCAACAGACACAAG ATACCTGTAATTGCACTGGTGGGAAATGATGCCTGTTGGAGTCAGATCTCCAGGGAACAAGTGCCTATTCTTGGAAGCAATGTAGCCTGTGGCCTTGCTTTTACAG ATTATCATGTTGCTGCCAATGGCCTTGGTGGCAAAGGTTACCTGATTGGGAATAAAGAAGAGTCAGTTCTTGAGGACATTGTGAAAGAGGCACAAGAGGAGTGTAGAGAGGGCACAGCTGTGCTGCTCAATGTTTTAATAGGAAAAACCAACTTTAGAGACGGGTCGATTTCTGTGTAG